Within Bradymonas sediminis, the genomic segment GTTGACCAGGTCGAGTTTGCACCCGAGATGTCGGAAAATAGACGCATATTCGCAGCCGATAACCCCGGCGCCGTAAATAATGATCGAGCTGGGCGTCTCGTCGAGCAGCAGCACCGAGTTGGAATCCACCACCCTTGGGTGATCGAAGTCGATGTCGTTGGGCTGCCAGGGGTTGGTGCCGACCGCGATGATAAAGTGCTTGGCGCTGACATCTTCGGTATTGCCCGCCGCGTTGGTCACGCGCACCGTATTGGGGTCCAAGAAGCTGGCGTGCCCGTCGATGATGCGCACATCATTGCGCTCATAGAACGCGCGGCGTTGCTTGACCTGTTGGGTCACGACGCCCTGGGCTGCGCGCAGCATATCCGGATATTCGATATCCAGATATTTCATCGCGGGCTGAAAAAGCGGGCTATTGCGGAACTCATCGTAGCGCTGAATCCCGTGGCGCAAGACCTTGCTGGGAATGGTCCCCCAATGCACGCAACCACCGCCGATTTCATCTTCTCGGTCAATAATCGCGACCGACAGGCCATTCTTGGCTGCGGTCATTGCCGCGCCCTCTCCGCCGGGGCCACTGCCGATAACGACGACATCGTAATTCTTCATATTTTATAACTTCGTGTTGAGGTTCTTAGTTCTATTAATCGAATTCAACGGCCCGATTTGGCGCTTAGCCTTCGAGGGCCTTGATCGCGCGCAGCCACTCCTGGGGCACCGGGACCGAGGCGTTTTTTGTGAAGTCAAAGCTCACCACACGCGCCTCGCCCAGCGCCGCGATAATCCCCAAATTCTGGCTGGCCACCGCGTGCTCGACCGTAAATCGGTCCTCCTCGATATCGACCACGCGCGCCCCCACCCCCAGGTAGTCGGGAAATTTCAACGGCGCCCGAAATCGACACGAGGTGGAGGCCAGGACCGGACCGATGCCGGAGGCCATCCCGCTGACTTCGGCGACCTTGGCCTGGGCAAAATACGCAATACGCGCGTCCTCGAAATAGCCAAAATACCGCTTGTTATTGACGTGCCCGAAGGCGTCCATATCGCCCCAGGAAACCGGCATCTCAATGACAACCGGATATGCGCTGAGTATCTCTTTTACGCTCTTACTCATCTTCTGGGGCCTCGCTGGTACTTTCTCGATTAAGTGAAACCGGTCACGCCTGGCTGAGCGACGCCCGCTCAGGGCGCCTCAAAGAGCGTCGCCTTGATGATATCGCGCTGGTGGCAACTCAGGGCGTCGCGATTGGCGATGATCAACGCCTCGTCGCAATCTTGTCCCTCTTCGCGCGCGAACTCGCCGGTGTATTGGCGCACTTCAATCTGGATATTATCGCCATTTAACGGCGATGCAACTCGCTCGGCGAGTTGGGCGTTGCATGTCTCACGCCGCTTGGTCGCCGACGCCTTGATTCCCGTCCACTCGGCGCCGTCGCGCTGCTTGAACTGACGGCTCGGGTCCGGGTCAT encodes:
- a CDS encoding acyl-CoA thioesterase; this translates as MSKSVKEILSAYPVVIEMPVSWGDMDAFGHVNNKRYFGYFEDARIAYFAQAKVAEVSGMASGIGPVLASTSCRFRAPLKFPDYLGVGARVVDIEEDRFTVEHAVASQNLGIIAALGEARVVSFDFTKNASVPVPQEWLRAIKALEG